The genomic window TGTGATTACTGGTGTCAAACACGCTAGTTGCGAAAGGAGAGGAAAACGTGTGCGAGTTGTACGTTTACTATCCGTAAGCCAGGAACAAACTGGCCAGCGGTTGAAAACTATTTCTACTAACTGAAAACTACTAAAGGTGGACACACAAAGGAACTTATATTGTTTTTCATGCGTTTTTAACATTTTCATCTTAAGATGTTACCGTCGTTTGGCTTCACACAGGAGCAGGTTGCATGCGTCTGCGAGGTGTTGCAGCAGTCGGGGAACATTGAACGGCTCGGTCGATTCCTCTGGTCTCTGCCGGCATGCGAGCATCTCCATAAGAATGAGAGCGTCCTGAAAGCTAAGGGAATAGTGGCCTTCCATAGAGGTAATTTCCGTGAACTCTACAAACTTTTGGAGAGCAATAATTTTTCTCCACACAACCATCCCAAGTTGCAAGCTCTCTGGCTGAAAGCACATTACATCGAAGCTGAAAAACTCCGCGGAAGACCGCTAGGTGCTGTCGGCAAGTACCGTGTGCGCAGAAAGTTCCCTCTGCCGCGTACAATTTGGGATGGTGAAGAAACTAGTTATTGCTTCAAAGAGAAATCAAGAAGCATCTTACGAGAATGGTATTCACATAATCCATACCCATCTCCAAGAGAAAAACGCGAATTGGCTGAAGCAACGGGACTCACAACAACACAAGTTAGCAACTGGTTCAAAAACAGAAGGCAGAGAGATAGAGCAGCCGAAGCAAAAGAACGGTAAGCAAAAATAAATCTACTTTATCTTTACTTTAAAGcattttgctcaattttgtaCCGAGCTATATTTTAAAGACAATACAGCGCATCGTTTACCTATCTTGTCTATTGAAAACACAATATTCACGCTAGTATTTCTCAAGATTTTACTACATGTGTATTTAAAGCTATAGCATGCAGCAATGTTGACATGCACGGTACTGTTCAAActgttccacgtgctgcgtagaACCTTGGTAACACGATACCGCAGTGCTTTCCCTCAGCTCAGGCAGCAGCGTTTACGGCAGTTTCCTTCCATGGGGCAAAATGCTAGCGTAGAAAAAATGGTTGACAGATATGTGATGCCTGGTCAGACACTTCATAATAATAGTATTTTAGATATATATGGGGGTAGAACACATGCCGAGTAAAATATAAATCTAATATATTACTTACTAGTTCAGTTACCTAGATATAACGTACCGATATAACATACAAATTGCAAATCATATTTAGCGCactagtactactactactactagtgtTTTGGGGATGACCCAAGCTTGTTTCGTATAGTACCATATTATGAACAGGCAATTTTGTTTGAAACAAGTGGGCACATGTATAAAAGGTAGTTGAACACACCGAGGGTGAAATTGGTTCAAGCATTGAGAATACTTGTACAAGGGGCTTGAAGAGCCGAGCCTAAAGGGAATCCCCTGCCGATGAGATTGGACAAGGAAATACACAGGAAGATCTACGAGCTAGTACATGGGTTAACAAGCTACGCTCGGAATTCATTCCTTAAGGGTAAAGATAGGCGTTTCCTGATCTGTTACCGTCAGATCTAGTGCTTAAAAACTAGGTCTATATAACGCTTTAGTGGTTGAGAAGTTGTCTAGTCGTTCATTACACTATGTTGAACATAATTAAAAGCACTACAGCTCTTCTTAGTACATGATTTCAATCTCTATTAATCAATCCCATAATATAGACTGTAAAACGTGGTAAACATTGGCAAAGAGTATGCAAAACTGATGCAATAAACGGTAGAATCATCACAGACTGTCACGGAAATGGTCAGAGAACTTCATGCCAGTCTCTACTGGCCCCTCTATATAACTAGTATAAGGAAACTCACCACAATAACATCCGTTTATGTTATCTCCTGTCACAAAGTTAGTCtaatttttctattttttgtCTTATTTGTCTTCCGATTACCTCACAGGGAAAGTGCGGATCATGACAACAAAGGGAAGCTTGCGACACCCAGCACCAGCTCCGAGGAAGAATTGGCAGTGAATGGAAAAGAGAATCTTGACTCCGGTGACATGGGGCCGCTTTCCCACCATCAAACCTCTATCATGATGAGCGATATGCATGGCCATGGCAAACCCAATTTGATATCACCTATGACGAACTTACCTCCATCGTCCGACCCGACAGGTCATCACCACAGCCATAGTCACCATCCTCATGGTTTAACACCCATTCATGCTACGGACTCCGTGCTTCAGAATTCACTACAGAACTCCTTGTTGACTCCCATGTCCAACAACCTTGTGGATCTAGGTTCGTAGCAATTAATACCCAACACAATTCAACAGCAGCACATGCAGCAGCATATCGAACACCAACAAGAACAATATTGGCAGCAACAGTCAAGATCCACCACTACTTTTTGAaccaatgaatgaatgattggtgTTCAGAAAACACCCAACTTAACATACATTTTAAGACATGAAGTCTTCTAAGAAGATACATAAAGTAAGTCTCAGTATCTATATTACCAACAAACACTGAGCTAAGATTCCTGCAACTTTCCTAGGTCATGAAGTAGATCTTTTCAGATCTAATATCATCTCCATACTCATtgcttgttgttattgttttcagtatTCTGTATAAACACACTGATGACATTGTAAGGCTGAACAATTGTGTTTGTATCTTCATAATAGCAATCtatttgttcattttgttttataactatacaatattttgtcaaaactttaTCAGAACCAAAATACTGGTATAGGTTGCTATTGAAGATTTTATTACTTATGTTGCAAGACGTGAAAGAATGTACATCATTAATTTTTATAGAAAGTGCTTCATAATGTAAGTGCTTATTATTAAGTTGATTCCTAGTATATTGAACAgatcttaacatgcttaatgtaATTCATGATTTTAAAGAATTATGTGAACTTAAGTTATTTAAAAGAATTATGTGAACTTAAGTTAAGTCTAAACAAAGATAACGTTCTTTACGTAGGTTTTTTAAACTATGCTAAAAAATTAAACCAccgtttatttattattatcttcaCAAAACCACCGTTATCTTTATTCATAATGTCTTCACAAAATCACCGTTATCTTTATTCATATATGCCTCATCTTCAGAACACAACTTGAAGTCATGGCTGGCTCTGTTCAATATACTAGCAATACATGCGGATCAGGTTTAAAATAAGAGTGTAAGAGACTGCAATTATCGTGATCCAAATTTTAGAGATTCAtatcatataattataataagtGGTGATGATTTTATTATGAACTTTGAAGTGCAAAATTAAATAACAAAACGTATGGCTCCCTATAGAATGTCGCACATACTTTgctttttttgtatattttgtactGATCTGTTTAAGGggtctttttttaaaagttacTTAAATCTACATGCCTTATACTAACCAGCTGCCCCAGAGCTAGTTTCAAGCCCGAAGGCTTGTTTCCAGATAAATTGATCCAACCATTTGCATCTTGAGGATTTTGAAGCTTAATCAGtggatttttcttttcaaattttatacACATCTTGCGGTTGATAATAAACATCATTTATCGCTAAATGTGCACCAGAAAGCTCATATACCTGTGTAGACAGTATACAGTGGTTAGAAGCTGTTAGAATAAGGGTTAGCTGGTGTGCTTGGGAAAAACTTGGGATAGAGGAATCTTAAGCGCGATACAATAGCATCTTTTGGGGAGAAATAAGTCCCCCTAGGTGTGAATAATATAAAACGGTATTGAAAAATAAGGACCTGGGTGTAAGGGCAAAGGGCGCGTCGCGGTCATCAGGGCCTTAATTTAAGGACGTCTTGCTTAGTAGAGGAATTTAACTAGGGAAACTGGTTTCTGTTAAAAGAAAACGCGAACAAGTACAGTGGCAAATTATATCTGTTGTATTTAGCGTCATTTATGCATGATGATAATGAAAGGATTTCTTAAACTTTATAAGACCTGGATAGTATTTCTAGTTTTCCGTCGCTCACTCAGACTCTCTTTCAGCTCAGTCGTATGTTGACATAGCGTGTACATGCACCTGACCTTTTTCCTTTCGTATGAATATTTAATGCATGAATTTGTAAACTAGACAACACAACCACAACTGTGATCAATAGAAAGTgatattttgcaccaaaatggaaACTGATATTATGTCAGATGTGGTAAGCCTCAATTCACCTTTTTACATGTACGTCACCTTTATTATAGATGAACGCGGCCATATTTTAGTATAATACCAAAGATttatttttctgtacaaattttTTCAACATGATGTTGCAGGGAAGTCAGTGTAGGTTTAGCTTGTATCATGATTTTATAATCCTTGCCTCGATTGCCGCCTCAAATCTGTTCATTTTCATCCTAAGGTTATAATTCCCCGTGAAGTAATCAAAGCTCATATTTAGGATTAAACGTATCATCCAATCCGTCACTAGACGAGACAAATAGTTGACTGAGACAGATTGACAGGGACTGGCTTTTACTATCTAGCTCACTCAGTACCGTTGTTCTATTTCATTACCCAAGACATACGGGCATAACTCCCTTGCAATTACTCCCAGAACTCATGTTAGCCTCCTGGCCCATTCTGCAATTTTGTCGATCAAAATATTCTGcgcgggaaaaaaaaaaaaaagtgcgtcgCGAGATATTCAACTGTAGTTTGGTCATTTTCTGATTTAGTTAGGATTTTATTAATTTCCTGTACGGCAACTACTAGTATATGTTCACGTGGTGCTCAAAGGCTGCTTGAGTATGTGTGTTTATGACAATTAGAATTAAATAAGATGTATGATTCATTGCCTCatttctgatgatgatgatacaacaGGTCTGAtgcatttcattcaaatacattaATAAAGTGGGTATCATTATTACGGAAACAATGCATTCAAAACATTTTCCGGTGTTATTGTTGTAACAACCACCACTTTCAGTTCCATACTGGTGAATTTTTAACGCGCGTATTTGAACTAAAGAATACATTTTTCTCTTATAATAAGTACTCACTTTCCGGCTACATGTTTTTCATTTCTTGGAAATGAAAAAATCACATCATACGACTTTTTGGACTTATGGAAGTGCTTGAATCTGTTAATTGGAACCGTATGTATGaattttatgataaatatatTCATGCTCATTTCTGAATGCAGGCCAAGCATTTACAAAAGGGCGGTCATTTTCCCAGATGAAGTCATGGAGAACTCTTCTGCCCATGACAAACATTAGGTACAACTCAACACGGGGTGGATTGCCAGTGACCTACATATGCGAGTAAATCTGAATTGACGTTATATCAGTATTAATCTTTAAGTTGAGCAAATGGAAGAGCTAATATTATCATTGATTATATAAATATCGTAATAACATTATAATTCATGTATATTGGTCAAATACTTCACCTTTAGGCCACGAGAGTTCAGAATATTCAGCCCAATAACTTAAGTAGAAAAATTATTTACCAAACCATTAATTAGGCAAAGAGCAGGAGTATAAATGACCGAGTTCATTCTTAATACATCAGTTGATTATTTTGATCAGacatatcatttatttatttaatttaaacagGTTACTATACACATTTAAATGTTAATGTTGACTATTGTTAAAGGTCAACGTGCCCTTAAATGTTAAGTGGTCAGCAAAAGCAGTACCTAAGGTCTTTGTTCACCCTTAGTCATGGTCACTTGTGATGGCTAAAGTCTGCTGATCTATCTGTGCTTGACCCCACGGAGACTGACCAGGAAGAAAATTGCCTAATTTTTCAAATACTTGGTCAATTCGTTTATACGTACAAGACCCAAGAGTCTAATGGTGCTAAATGAATATACTCTCGATTTATCTAGGCATGCCTGGCGTGCTTATTATCATAACATACAGCAAGTATATCATGATCTTCAAAATATATCCTTCTTCAATTTATCACAGTTTCAAGTTTTTCATACATTGTGTGAAATTGCGTTATTTTTTGAAGAGGCAAATAAACCAAACAATAACTGATTTAGAAACAACATAAACATGTCAGCTTTAATTGTAACAATATGCACACAATTGTTCTAAAGACAACCCCTTAGGCTGTGCTTACGAAAGGAAAAGAACTGATTAAAAGTCGATTTATACATTTGATTGATGAAGTGCAAACACAATCAGTATGTTTCTTATTTCAATCCTAAGAACACCAGTTTTTCTACTGTCACGGTTCATTGTACACATTGTGGGTTTTGATTACTGGTATACGTCCCCAATGTCTGATCATCACTGATTCATATGATTACCCTTAATCCATCTGATGAGGAATCAAAAGAACAATTCtaatggccgccatcttggatgttTTAAGATAATTGAATGTATTTTAAATCCGTACAAATCCGGTAATTTTGTTACTTGGTGTTGTGAGTGATGTAGTATACGCGCATCTTGATTACAAAACCATTTATAAATATGATTAAATGGGAATGATTATTGTTTCCCCATACAAATTGTCCGACGCTTTTTTTAATTAGCTTTCATATATACTAATATTTATATATAGACAGGAAATGAAATATATGTGATGATTTTATTAAATGCAGAATATCAGAATATTATCTTAATTTCTCGACAATTTTATATTCAATAGTAATGTGaatttatgaaaaattataaattgCATATACTTCTTGGGAGCATATACTGTGTATCCAcaatggtatcaaaatgtataccCTAATTATGCTAAGCAAATTGACCCATGAAGCACCATATGCAGTATATTGGAGTAAAGTCAGATCACTCATCAAGTTGAATCCAACATAGTAAAAAAATCATCATATCGACTCATAATCGAATGGAAAACCCTATGAGATGACAGGCACAGTGACACACAAAAATTGCTAGCTAGGCTGCATCAGATGCGCTAAATGTGACATGTACTCTTGTCGCTATATATGAGAAGTAGTACTGTCGAATTCAACCCGAAGAGGTCGAAAATTCACGAGAAACGTTTATTGCGGCCCCAATATTACAA from Amphiura filiformis chromosome 5, Afil_fr2py, whole genome shotgun sequence includes these protein-coding regions:
- the LOC140153662 gene encoding homeobox protein SIX1-like, which produces MLPSFGFTQEQVACVCEVLQQSGNIERLGRFLWSLPACEHLHKNESVLKAKGIVAFHRGNFRELYKLLESNNFSPHNHPKLQALWLKAHYIEAEKLRGRPLGAVGKYRVRRKFPLPRTIWDGEETSYCFKEKSRSILREWYSHNPYPSPREKRELAEATGLTTTQVSNWFKNRRQRDRAAEAKERESADHDNKGKLATPSTSSEEELAVNGKENLDSGDMGPLSHHQTSIMMSDMHGHGKPNLISPMTNLPPSSDPTGHHHSHSHHPHGLTPIHATDSVLQNSLQNSLLTPMSNNLVDLGS